One genomic region from Streptomyces sp. Li-HN-5-11 encodes:
- a CDS encoding type II toxin-antitoxin system PemK/MazF family toxin yields the protein MTAFTDESVPGRYGPTATTEADPRDVGRVRTEYSPAHDGDPDPGEIVWTWVPFEENDGRGKDRPVLVVAREAAGTFLAVQLTSKRHDGAAGGEAQPHQWSRGLPRWVAIGSGPWDRSGRDSWVDVDRVLRLHEEGMRREACALDRMRFNLVVRRLGERYGWS from the coding sequence GTGACTGCGTTTACCGATGAGAGCGTTCCCGGCCGCTACGGCCCCACCGCCACCACCGAGGCCGATCCCCGCGACGTCGGCCGGGTGCGGACCGAGTACTCGCCCGCGCACGACGGCGATCCCGATCCCGGGGAGATCGTCTGGACGTGGGTGCCCTTCGAGGAGAACGACGGGCGGGGCAAGGACCGCCCGGTGCTCGTGGTGGCCCGGGAGGCGGCCGGGACGTTCCTCGCCGTCCAGCTCACCAGCAAACGGCACGACGGCGCAGCAGGGGGCGAGGCGCAGCCGCACCAGTGGAGCCGGGGCTTGCCCCGGTGGGTGGCGATCGGCAGCGGCCCCTGGGACCGGTCGGGGCGCGACTCGTGGGTGGACGTCGACCGCGTGCTGCGGCTGCACGAGGAGGGCATGCGACGGGAGGCGTGCGCGCTGGACCGGATGCGGTTCAACCTTGTCGTGCGCCGGCTCGGGGAGCGCTACGGCTGGAGCTGA
- a CDS encoding TIGR02452 family protein, whose translation MSARLRGIAQQTEQIVMAGAYRTGDGRAVSLRAAVEAARAGTRVYGPDPVPVAESAAVETTFEVTGESSLEAARRLTGPVAVLNFASARNPGGGYLNGAQAQEEALCRASALYTCLLQARDFYDHHRAHRDPFYSDRVVHSPAVPVFRDDRGRLLDEPYTAGFLTAAAPNAGVVLRDVPERAAELPRALAVRAERVLETAAVHGYRRLVLGAWGCGVFRNDPAQVAAAFRALLGPGGRFAGAFEHVVFGVLDRTPGNVVRQAFVREFTERQLQP comes from the coding sequence ATGAGCGCGCGCCTGCGTGGTATCGCACAGCAGACCGAGCAGATAGTGATGGCGGGCGCCTACCGGACCGGTGACGGGCGCGCGGTGTCCCTCCGCGCGGCCGTCGAGGCCGCCCGGGCGGGCACGCGCGTGTACGGTCCGGATCCGGTGCCGGTGGCGGAGTCCGCGGCCGTGGAGACGACCTTCGAGGTCACGGGGGAGAGCAGCCTGGAGGCGGCCCGCCGGCTCACGGGCCCGGTGGCGGTGCTGAACTTCGCGTCCGCGCGGAATCCCGGCGGCGGCTACCTCAACGGCGCACAGGCCCAGGAGGAGGCCCTGTGCCGCGCCTCCGCGCTGTACACGTGCCTGCTCCAGGCCCGCGACTTCTACGACCATCACCGGGCCCACCGCGACCCGTTCTACTCGGACCGGGTCGTCCACTCACCCGCCGTGCCCGTCTTCCGCGACGACCGCGGCCGGTTGCTGGACGAGCCGTACACCGCCGGATTCCTGACCGCGGCGGCGCCGAACGCCGGCGTCGTCCTGCGGGACGTGCCCGAACGCGCCGCCGAACTGCCGCGCGCCTTGGCCGTGCGCGCCGAGCGGGTGCTGGAGACGGCCGCCGTGCACGGCTACCGGCGGCTGGTGCTGGGCGCCTGGGGTTGCGGGGTGTTCCGCAACGATCCGGCGCAGGTGGCGGCGGCCTTCCGGGCGCTGCTGGGCCCCGGCGGGCGGTTCGCGGGCGCCTTCGAGCACGTGGTGTTCGGGGTGCTGGACCGCACACCGGGCAACGTCGTCCGGCAGGCGTTCGTACGGGAGTTCACGGAGCGTCAGCTCCAGCCGTAG
- the egtA gene encoding ergothioneine biosynthesis glutamate--cysteine ligase EgtA, with the protein MSDSASGCTEPRTAVTEAEVEALVSGICFKTGPPRRLGVEVEWLVHELRRPRLPVTPERLEAAYAALRTVPLRSALTIEPGGQLELSSPPAASLMECIGTVSADLGAVRAVLAEDGLGLVGIGHDPWHPPRRFLRERRYDALETCLDRAGPAGRHMMCTSASVQVCLDAGHEEPGPLGHERRWWLAHQLGPVLVAAFANSPLLGHRPTGWQSTRQLLWTRIGPGRAGAPLLNGDPRAAWARHVLDAPVMCVRRDDGPWDVPERLTFREWVRSGRPRPPTRDDLDYHLTTLFPPVRPRGHLELRMIDAQPGDDGWIVPLAVTAALFDDPEAARTAHRAVKPLAERALPGAAPHNPLWIDAARSGLADPELHEAAVVCFEAAIEALPRRGATDAVTDAVRAYRDRYVLKGRCPADDLLDRLRGPGLSPSRVHPTGGTPTVHGKDIRS; encoded by the coding sequence ATGTCCGATTCCGCAAGTGGCTGTACGGAGCCCCGTACCGCCGTCACCGAAGCAGAGGTCGAGGCTCTGGTCAGCGGCATCTGCTTCAAGACCGGACCACCCCGCCGGCTCGGGGTCGAAGTGGAATGGCTCGTCCACGAGCTGCGCAGACCGCGGCTCCCCGTGACACCCGAACGTCTCGAAGCGGCCTACGCCGCACTGCGTACCGTGCCCCTGAGGTCGGCGCTCACCATTGAGCCCGGCGGCCAGCTGGAACTGAGCTCGCCGCCCGCCGCCTCCCTGATGGAGTGCATCGGTACCGTCTCCGCCGACCTCGGCGCCGTCCGCGCGGTACTCGCCGAGGACGGTCTCGGCCTCGTCGGCATCGGCCACGATCCCTGGCACCCGCCCCGCAGGTTTCTGCGCGAGCGGCGCTACGACGCCCTGGAGACCTGCCTGGACCGGGCGGGCCCGGCCGGCCGCCACATGATGTGCACCTCGGCCTCCGTACAGGTGTGCCTGGACGCCGGGCACGAGGAGCCCGGCCCGCTCGGCCACGAGCGGCGCTGGTGGCTCGCGCACCAGTTGGGCCCGGTGCTGGTGGCCGCGTTCGCCAACTCGCCGCTGCTCGGGCACCGGCCCACCGGCTGGCAGTCCACCCGGCAGTTGCTGTGGACGCGGATCGGCCCCGGCCGCGCGGGCGCTCCTCTGCTGAACGGCGATCCGCGGGCCGCCTGGGCCCGGCACGTGCTGGACGCGCCGGTGATGTGCGTACGGCGCGACGACGGCCCGTGGGACGTGCCCGAGCGGCTGACCTTCCGGGAGTGGGTCCGCTCGGGCCGCCCGAGACCGCCGACCCGGGACGACCTCGACTACCACCTCACGACACTGTTCCCGCCGGTCAGGCCGCGGGGGCATCTGGAGCTGCGCATGATCGACGCGCAGCCCGGCGACGACGGGTGGATCGTGCCGCTCGCGGTGACGGCCGCGCTCTTCGACGACCCGGAGGCGGCACGGACCGCCCACCGGGCGGTGAAGCCGCTGGCCGAGAGGGCGCTGCCCGGGGCCGCGCCGCACAATCCGCTGTGGATCGACGCCGCCCGGTCGGGGCTGGCCGACCCCGAGCTGCACGAGGCGGCCGTCGTCTGCTTCGAGGCCGCCATCGAGGCCCTGCCCCGGCGCGGCGCCACCGACGCGGTCACCGACGCCGTCAGGGCCTACCGGGACCGCTACGTCCTCAAGGGCCGGTGTCCCGCCGACGACCTGCTCGACCGGCTGCGCGGCCCGGGCCTCTCCCCGTCCCGAGTGCACCCGACCGGGGGAACCCCCACAGTCCACGGGAAGGACATCCGCTCATGA